Part of the Panicum virgatum strain AP13 chromosome 4N, P.virgatum_v5, whole genome shotgun sequence genome is shown below.
ACGCCATGGCTACGACGGCAGCCGCCAGCAAGCTCtccacgccccgccgccgcctcttcacCTACGAAACAGGGGAGGAGGGAGCTAGTGAGGAATTGTACACAATTCAAAAGGGGAAGAAAAAAAGCATTGCTTGTAAAGGAGGGCTAGTATAAATCACAGTGCACTCACGTATGCTGCAACACTCAAGCAGCTTTACTAGCTAGTGGCCATTCGCCAGTGCCGTGCATGATTGCTCACTTGATGACCAAATCTACCATTTTTTTTAGATCTTTAGCTTCTTTTAGAGTCACAAAGAACACTAATGCCAATTGCCATATCAAATTTGTGTTCCACTTCTAACTTTGCAAACTGATTATCTTCTTCTACCAAGCTCAGTGCAACCACCATGGATATAATCAATCCTTAGTGCAGCCGTGACAACGCTAACGAGCAGCCAATCATGGCCTGTGAGTTGGAGACTTGGAGTTACCTTGTTCGCCGCTGCCGACACGGTGTAGTACCCGGTGCCCGGACCTacgccgtcggcgccgccgggccCTTGCGCCACAAccagcccggcgccgccgcccgtgccatTGCCGCTCCCCTTCCAGCCGCTGATGGTCGGCGCCCTGACGCCGACGTCGTAAGCGGGCGTGCCGTCGGGCTTGAACAGCCCGTAGTGCCGCTCCGACGCCGGCCCGGGCTTCTGGTCCTCGTTGAACAGCGCGAACACGTACACCTGCAGCGGCTTGCCGGGCGCGGCCGGGGTGCCCTTCCCCTGCGCGACCAGCCGCATCAGGTTGCCGTTGTACCTCGCGGCGTTCTCGGGCGTGGCGCCGGCCTCGTCCTCGTCGCCCTGCGACGGCCACCCGGTCTCCGACACCCGGATCTCCACGGCCTTGCCGTAGTTGGCCCTGCAGATGGCCGCGCGCACGGCGTCCACCTGCGCGTGCAGCATGTTGTCGTAGCGCAGCCCCGTGGCGGCGTCGGAGACGCCGGCGTTGGGCTCGAACAGCACGTAGCTGAGGTCCACCCGCCCCGGGTCCGCCTTGTACGCGAAGTAGGGGTACGCGTTGATGAGGAACGGCGCGCCGGTCTTGGCGAGGAAGCCCAGGAGCGGGGACATGTACGGGAGCACGTCGCGCCGGAacgcggcggccgacggcgggAACGAGGACGACAGCACGGCGAGGGAGTGCGCCGTGGTGACTGCCACGCGGGAGGTTAGGTTGCACGCGGTGAGCGCCGCGTGGAGGGCCTCCATGGCCGGGAGGAGGGACCGGAGCATCGTGGTGTCGGTGCCCGTGAGCACCTCGTTGCCGACGGTGACCGCGGTGATCGACGTCGCGGGGAGGTGCGGCATGATGTTGGCGCGGACCCACGCTGACGCCGCGGAGGGGTCTGCGGCCAGCCGCGGGACGAGGTGGTCGGGCAGGCCGACGGTGAAGTCGGCGCCGGAGCCCGCGAAGGCGCTGAGCACGCGCGAGTCCGCGTCGTAGAGCTTGACCCTGGTGGCGTTCACCGCGCGGAGGagcacggccgccgcctgcggcggcggcaggttgTCCGCGACCTGGCCGTAGTTGATCCCCAGCGCTggggcgcccgccgccgccatagccGGTGCGAGGACGGCGAATgcggcggcgagcacgagccggagcGCCATCGCAGCAGCGGCTTGCCGGAGCCCCggaggtggagtggagtgggGTGGGAGCAGAGGCCTTGGCATCGTTGGAAATGGCATCCATATAAAGCGCGTGCATGTGGACGCCGAAACGGAAatggcagcagccagcaggcctGCTTTAGCAGCAAAGCCTTGTTGTGTTCGCCGTGCTTTGGGGCGGTGCTGTCGTGTCCACCGGTGGTAGGGTTAAGGTCGTGCCTTTGACAACGATCGCGACGGTCAGCTACATTTGGAGATGGACAGATCAAGTATGGAAGCAGTAAGAACGAGACACAGAATGGGGATAAATTGCAGGATCTGCTTTACCTATTCGTTTTCGATGGCATTTCAGGGAAGCTATGAGAGCCTATAAGGCAATGATattattcttcttcttcattcacGAAAACTAGGTGATGTTCCCATGAACACAAGTCATGGATTGAAGCTTCTTCTTTGTCTAGATTTTAGTTTCAGGTGGAACAAAAAAGAAGGACGTTTCTCTTTAGTATATGTTCTTTTCTTCCTCTGATCATCGGACTATCTGAATAAAGAAACGGCTCAACAATGATGTTCAGATCGTTTTTAGTTACAAAGGAGACGAAAAAGTGGGGGTATGTTCATGATCGTGAGTGCAGGGTATAAAATCTACTCGTCCATTTGCCATATCAGTCATGACTAGAAAAAACTTGCCGGATCATCGTTCATCAATACTCATTGGAGTACTATTAGCTGAACGCAGAATATCAGATAGAGAGAAGGGAATAAAAGCATGCCATGCTAATGCTAGCCAATCTCATTGGGTACAAGCTTTTCAGAGCAACGATCTGCAGTACAGAATTCAGTTTTTTTCTTCAACAAAAAGTACAGAATTCAGTTACGTCTCTGAAGGAATCAAGTTGCGTTGCGTCACACCATGTTGAGCTGAAGCCTGAAGGTCTGAAGGGCCACCGCGCCGACGTGAGAAAAATACCTTGCGACCCAAGTCGGAGAACAGAAAATATCCGTCCCAATTTCACCGCTTTTCTCCCTCTGTCTGCTCGgcctcttccttttctttttttgaaaaactgcCTCTTCCTTTTCCAGCTGCTGCCCATaccacagagagagagagagagagagagcaggtgAAATGAAAAAAGGCAAAGGAGGTCGAAGGGAAGCAAAGGGTGGTGGATGGATGGCTCCAAAAGAAGGTAAAGCATCTATCTCGAACATGGCCACCCCCGCTTTAAAGTGACGGTGTGCGTTGCATTTGATGAACGCCAGTCGATCCGGTTCGTCTGCTTGGCCCCGTCCATCTGCCGACCGTCTGGATTCCGCGTGCAAAACAGGACGAAACCGAATGGGATACAGTATGAACGGGACGGCATCAATGCCGTGAGCTGCAGCTACTTCTGAACTTGCCTGCCATGTGCCATCCAAGCGTGCACTAGCTGCTACTTGTATATAAACCTAGCCATCACGATTCAGAGCAACGAATATTTTTTGACACGAAAGAAGTTGGAAAGACACTGTGACAGTAGAATGTCGACGTGCTGTGCTATGCTCCGTAGCTCATACCGCACTTTTTCTTTTGCCTGCTTGCAAtggtctagttttttttttctttaaccaGCAATGGTCTAGTATTGACTGATATAACTTGGTATTTTTTGGGCCGGCCGGGACTGGTCTGGTCCTCAAATCAGACCCAGCAGATTCTGACCTTCTCCGGCCCCGGATGGTTGGCCGTTTGTGGACAGGCCGAGATCATTCCCGGCCCATACAATAAGGCCTGAGTGGTTGTCGGATAATGGATCAAGCCCGGGACGTATTGGGCCCGAATACTTGTGTCGCCGGTATCATTCACAAACGACCCCATTGACTACTTGTCCCACCCAGCCTCCTCATCAATCCTTCCAGAAACAAATTGGTTGCACCCGCCGTCACCATCATCGGATATCCGATAGAAATTCGTAGCGTGAACAGAGGCATCTACATGATGGATACGGACTCTACGCATCTTGTGTGCTCGTAGTAGCTAGGTAATTTGGGAATGGGGAGAAGCACTATTACCTTGCTTGGCGTCCGCGTCGCTCCCGCGTGGGCGACTCGGGCGGAAtctttcgccgccgccgccccttcccctctccccaccgccgggccgccgcctgAGCCGGCCGCCGGAAGCCTGCGCGGCTCGCGAGGACGGCGGCAGTGGGGCTgcatcctccttcctcctctcccgGCGAGCACGGCCGCTGCGGGAGACGAAGGGAGCCGCCTCGGGGGCgagcggcaccggcgccggcgaggccggaTCCGGAGCTCCTGCGCCTGGATCCGGTGGCCCTGGTGGTGCGTCCGCCATCCCCTCTccaaacccccccccccatcgCCACCCCTACTCTTCGCCTGCTCCTGCtccggcgggcggccggcggggcggatTCGGGCTCTCCATGGCTGGATCCCGTGCCCCCTGCTCCGGATCCGGTGGATGCCGCGGCGGTGGGTGGCCCCCTCCCCCTTGATTTCTGGGCCTTCGCCGGGCTTGCTCCAGCGGGGTCAGGCCGGGGCTGGAGGTGACCTACGCCACGGCGGACGGTAGTTGGGTGCGCTGCGGACGGCGCGCTCGCCAGGCCGCCGGCAGAAGCTTCGGGCGCGGCCGACGTGCCCTATTGGGATGAAAATCCTGCGTGCCCCATGCGCCGCCTGGCCGGAGGGTAGCCGACGCGTCGATACCCCTCTGAAAAGGCGGCCAGGCAGTGGGCGGGTGTTCCGGGAGTCGCCGGCGAAAGCATCCCTGGTTTCCAATATCCAGTGACAATGACGACGCTTGCGGGCGCCGTTCTCCTCGATGGAGGCGTTGTCTTGCGACTCCCGCACCATTGCCGTGGTTGAGGTAGCTACTACCGTGCAGCGAAAGCTCTGCGCCCGGTGCGCAGGGGGTGTCTCACCTTCGCACGGTCTGCCAGGGTCCTCGGCCAACCCCCGGTGTTGGTTTCCGGTGCAAAGCTGTTACAAGCTGTGGATGATCATCGTGAGTTGCGCAGGTGTCCTCCATTTGGCGTCTCTGCTccgtcggcgctcttctcgcttgtggtgccatcaAATATTATGCCGGGGGGGTGTTTCCACTCTGCCGCCATTCCCCTGCAAGGATTCCTCTCCTTGCACggcattggatggtggtaagtgAGAGCCCAGATGTGCTTTTCAAAGGTGGCTCCATCAACATCGAATGGGAGATCGTCGTTTTTCGGTGAGCCTTGGTTTGCTCTCATCCCGCCGCCTTTAGTCCCCCCTCCGTTGGCCTGACTCTCAGATGGAGGGTGACCGCGGAGCGGCGTAGCTACGAGGGGTGGTGTGGCGGTGCAATAGTTGCGGTATATCCGGCGAGTATGCTGTTCGATGGTGGCTCCAATCGACACGCGGTGGCTGTCCTAGCTGGTATCCTAGCTTTGTCTCTTGATCTGTAAAAGTTGTCCCCCCTATCTAGGTGTTGTGTTGTGTTGGCATGTAAAATTGCTGAATCTCAAATGCTGTAGCATTTTGGCTTGCCAAAAAGCCCTATCAATAAAATTCAGGTGGGGGATCCCCCCGACCGTCAAAATAAAAAACTCCTACCTTGCTTCTATTAAAAAGTTTCTTTGCGTTTGTGcctgaaaaaataaaaaagcacaGCTGCATCCTCGCGTTCGTCCCCGGTGCTAGTGCTACCCACAGCGGTCACAGGCAAGGCAGGTACCGCCCCTCGCGCCCCCCACACGTGGCATTGTCCGTGTTCGGGGTTCATCATCA
Proteins encoded:
- the LOC120671382 gene encoding glucan endo-1,3-beta-glucosidase 14-like, with protein sequence MPFPTMPRPLLPPHSTPPPGLRQAAAAMALRLVLAAAFAVLAPAMAAAGAPALGINYGQVADNLPPPQAAAVLLRAVNATRVKLYDADSRVLSAFAGSGADFTVGLPDHLVPRLAADPSAASAWVRANIMPHLPATSITAVTVGNEVLTGTDTTMLRSLLPAMEALHAALTACNLTSRVAVTTAHSLAVLSSSFPPSAAAFRRDVLPYMSPLLGFLAKTGAPFLINAYPYFAYKADPGRVDLSYVLFEPNAGVSDAATGLRYDNMLHAQVDAVRAAICRANYGKAVEIRVSETGWPSQGDEDEAGATPENAARYNGNLMRLVAQGKGTPAAPGKPLQVYVFALFNEDQKPGPASERHYGLFKPDGTPAYDVGVRAPTISGWKGSGNGTGGGAGLVVAQGPGGADGVGPGTGYYTVSAAANKVKRRRRGVESLLAAAVVAMASGLGWSWS